One genomic window of Anoplolepis gracilipes chromosome 5, ASM4749672v1, whole genome shotgun sequence includes the following:
- the LOC140666099 gene encoding uncharacterized protein produces the protein MSAQSADPPNCIASQEEEEEEIILDESEDNPVDILECLSVMINEGTGNDASQVQELLLDDQLLGTMVTAITLPDGTQAFVTNNLSDIEPDFKTQTLQTTLENGNTILLRDLSEFGEGKALQLELDPATFVQAEDTSNENVENTYSQVEFINGTAYMVASHVDLGENLWEIQDGKLKKKDSKILVNKLSDAKIRYPCPREGCSKVYSTPHHLKVHERSHTGQRPYRCTHPKCKKSFSTGYSLKAHLRTHTGEKPYKCTNGTCNKSFKTSGDLLKHVRTHTGERPFVCPFDGCGRSFTTSNIRKVHVRTHTGERPYKCTQPMCGKAFASATNYKNHIRIHSGEKPYVCSIENCGRRFTEYSSLYKHHLVHTPQRPFECTLCSRRYRQSSTLVMHKRTAHALVDSDDGADVFLQDSFELSSQNKNKKKTAKETPLGKDKQIQISKMIDDTNDKEPQILLVSDPSQIATLQKIGLDESFDDPGIDTTFEGLNIKIEDMEFGWN, from the exons ATGTCGGCGCAAAGTGCGGATCCTCCAAACTGCATCGCGAGtcaggaggaggaagaggaggagatcATCTTAGACGAATCCGAG GATAATCCTGTGGATATTTTGGAGTGCCTGTCGGTTATGATAAATGAGGGCACTGGAAATGATGCGAGTCAAGTACAGGAACTTCTATTGGATGACCAGTTGCTGGGTACAATGGTAACTGCTATTACGTTGCCTGATGGAACTCAAGCTTTTGTTACAAATAATCTTAGTGATATTG agcCAGATTTCAAGACGCAAACATTACAAACAACACTTGAAAATGGAAATACCATATTACTGCGAGATTTGTCGGAATTTGGTGAAGGCAAGGCTCTTCAATTGGAATTAGATCCAGCCACGTTTGTACAGGCTGAAGATACTTCCAatgaaaatgtagaaaatacaTATTCGCAAGTAGAATTTATTAATGGCACAGCATACATGGTAGCTAGTCACGTGGATCTTGGTGAAAATTTATGGGAAATTCAagatggaaaattaaaaaagaaagattccAAGATTTTAGTCAACAAATTGTCTGATGCAAAGATTAGATATCCTTGTCCCAGAGAGGGATGTTCAAAGGTTTATAGCACGCCCCATCATCTCAAG GTTCATGAGCGTTCCCATACTGGTCAAAGACCATACAGATGTACGCATCCAAAGTGTAAGAAAAGCTTTTCAACGGGGTACAGTTTGAAAGCACATTTGCGAACGCATACAGGCGAGAAACCATATAAGTGCACAAATGGAACGTGTAATAAGAGTTTTAAGACCTCGGGCGATCTACTAAAACATGTGAGAACTCACACGGGAGAACGTCCATTTGTATGCCCATTTGATGGTTGCGGTCGGTCGTTTACTACAAGTAATATTAGAAAG GTTCACGTAAGAACGCACACTGGTGAACGACCATATAAATGTACTCAGCCGATGTGTGGTAAAGCGTTTGCCAGTGCGACAAATTACAAGAATCACATACGGATACATTCGGGTGAAAAGCCATATGTTTGTTCCATAGAAAACTGTGGTAGAAGATTTACCGAGTACTCTAGTCTATATAAACATCACCTT GTACATACACCACAACGGCCATTCGAATGCACCTTGTGTTCTAGAAGATACCGGCAAAGTAGCACGCTAGTGATGCATAAAAGAACAGCTCATGCATTGGTTGATAGTGATGATGGCGCTGACGTATTTTTGCAAGATTCTTTTGAACTTTCtagtcaaaataaaaataaaaagaaaactgcAAAAGAAACT CCACTTGGGAAAGACAAACAGATTcaaatttctaaaatgatTGACGATACGAACGATAAGGAACCACAAATTTTGTTGGTGAGCGATCCTTCACAAATTGCCACATTACAG AAAATTGGTCTGGACGAAAGTTTCGATGATCCAGGGATTGATACAACTTTTGAAGGATTGAATATAAAGATTGAGGACATGGAATTTGGCTGGAATTAA